In Mucilaginibacter sp. KACC 22063, the genomic stretch CGTATATACCCGCAATAAAAGTAAGCGGAATAAATATGACTGAAATGATGGTGAGTACCTTCATAATCTCATTCATCCGGTTACTTACCATTGACAGATACAGGTCTATTACATTGGATGTGATTTCCTTATAACTGTCAATCAGATCCATGATCTGGATGCTATGGTCATAGGCATCACGCAGATAGTTTTTGGTTTCTGCGTTTATAAGGGGGCTATCGGTACGGATCATATCATTGATCTTGTCCCGTTCCGGCCAACTTACGCGGCGCATCATAATCAATTCGCGTTTGATATGCTGTGCATTATACATTACCGTTTTGTCTGCTTTTTGATAAAGATAATCCTCAATATCATCAAGCGCCTCGCCAATGTCTGCAAGCACTACAAAATATTCATCAATAATGGTGTCCATTAAAGCATAGCACATGTATGCAGGGCCTGCCGTGCGGATAACGCCTTTACCGGCCTTTAAACGTTCTGTGACCATCTCAAAACGATCATCATAGGTTTCTTCAAAGCTAATGATCAGGTCGTCTTTTACAATGGCAGAAAACTGGGTGTTTACCAGTTGCTTTTCATCAGAAAACTCAATGATACGGCTGGTGGCAAAAAAGTAAGTTTCGTAATCATCAAACTTTGGTCGCTGATGCGTATTGGCAATATCTTCAAGCACCAATACATTTATTTTTAACACTTCGCCTACCTGCTCAATCAGGTGTGCATCGCCCAGGCCGTTAATCTTTATCCAATGCGTATGTTCGCAGCACTTCTCAAACTGCTCAATAATAACTGATATACTTTCTCCCGAAGACGTTACCAGTTCATTCCCATTGTATGAAAATACCGTAATCCGGGGCTTAAGTGCGTCTTCAGGGATACGGATCATGCCAGGGGTATCACCAACCCGGCCAGCCCGGCGGTGCTTTATGCGTGATCTTTTTACCAGTTTATTCATTATAAATAGTTAACAGCGTGCGGACCCTGGTTAAACAGTAAGTCCACAATACTCAGGTTTTTTAAAAAACCTTCGCGCTCTTCAAAAACCTGAAAGTATGGTTTTTGTTCAAAATCACTCTCTTTTTTAGGATGTATGCTATGCCTGAAATCTGCTACCGCTTCCGGATACTTAGCTTCATAGGTTTCAGTATAATTAAAGCTCACTTTTAATTTTAACAATTTAGTGATCAACTCCAGCAATTGCTGGTTATAATCAAACAAATAAGCAGGCTTATCTTCATAGAAAGAGGCGAAATCATCTTCATAATATTCAAAGTATGCCGAACGCCGGTAGCAAGCCTGTAAACTCATCCAGTGCAGTCGTTGCCAGTTAAAGTCATAGCTTATTTTTACATCCTTTACATCAGTATGTACTTTTGAGCCTTTTACAACCGGTACCACCAATGCCAGCAGCCCATCGGGCGAATATATATGTGCACGGTTACGATAGGTTTGTTTCGGAAAGTGTTCATATTTTTCAACGTATAAATCGGGCTTATACTGGTTGATTTTAGAAAAACACTCAACCGGAGGAAGATAAAACATGGGCAGCAGCGCACCTTTTTCAATCATATACTTTATGTTTGTGCTAAATTCGGTTCGAAATTAATGATAAAAAAAGGGCTTTCAAGGTTAGCGTTTTTGTTTTTATACCTGCTATCATTGCTGCCGTTCTGGTTTTTGTACCTTATAGCTGATTTTCTTTACCTGATTATTTATCACATTACAGGATATAGAAAGGCCGTAGTAAGAGAAAATCTTTCGAATTCTTTTCCTGAAAAATCTGCTGCTCAACGGATAAAAATCGAAAAACAATATTTTCATTACCTGGCCGATCTTATTGTTGAAGGAGTAAAACTGATCACCATATCTCAACAGCAAGTGCAACGCCGAATGCATCTTGTTAATCCCGAACTGATTGAACAATACTTTGCAGATGGTAAAAGCATTGTAGGGGCTGTAGGGCATTACGGCAACTGGGAATTAGGTGCTTTAAGCCTAAGCTTACTTACCAGCAACAGGCGCATTATTATTTACAAACCGCTAAGTAACCCCGAAGCCGAAGTTTTTTTTAAAAAGATACGCGGCAGGTTTGGCTCTACGCTGGTGCCTATGAAAAGCACACTGCGCAAAATGGTGGAATATAAGAACGAATTGTCTTTCAGTGTTTTTGTATCAGATCAAACACCGGTGCGTGAAGAAGCGCATTACTTCACTCAGTTTTTAAATCAGCCTACGGCAGTTTTTTTGGGCATCGAGAAAATAGCCAAACTAACAGGTTCGGTTGTCATATTTTGTGATATCAGGAGGGTGAAACGTGGCTATTATCAATGTACATTTGTGCCTTTAATAAACGAACCTAAACAGGCTGAAGGGCATACCATTACCGAAGCGCATGTGAAGTACCTGGAACACGTAATTAAAGCAGAGCCGCCTTACTGGTTATGGTCGCACCGCAGATGGAAGTTTAAGCCGGAAGGAAATATTTAAATGAATACACAACCTAAAGTTGCTATAGTAATACTTAACTGGAACGGCCTTAAATTTCTTCAGCAGTTTTTACCCGGCGTATTACAATCTACATATCCCAACCTTGAGGTTGTATTAGGCGATAATGCCTCAACAGATGAATCGGTAACGTATGTAAAAAGCGTTTTTCCAAGCGTTACCATCATTCAAAACGACAATAATTACGGCTTTACAGGTGGTTATAACCGTGTGCTTGAAAAGGTTGATGCCGATTATTTCATCCTTCTGAACTCCGACATACAGGTAAAACCTGGCTGGATCGAACCCGTAATTGCTTTAATGGAATCAGATAACCTGATTGCCGCAGCTGCGCCAAAAATTAAAGCCTTTGCGCAACCTACCCATTTTGAACATGCCGGTGCTGCTGGTGGCTTTATAGATAAGTTTGGCTATCCGTTTTGCCGGGGCAGGATCTTTTTTGAGGTAGAAGAGGACAAGGGGCAGTACAATCAATCCGGCGAGGTCTTTTGGGCATCTGGAGCTGCTTTATTCATCAAAAAGAAATATTGGGAGCTTTCCGGCGGATTCGACGAACAGTTTTTTGCCCACATGGAAGAAATCGATCTCTGCTGGCGATTGAAGAATATGGGTTACAAAGTGATGTATTGCGCCGAGTCTGAAGTTTACCACGTAGGGGGCGGTACGCTCGACAAGGAGAACCCATTTAAAACTTATCTTAATTTCCGCAATAACCTGTTGTTGCTGAAAAAGAATATGCCTGCTGCAAAAGCTGCTGCAATTATCAGCTTACGTTTATGGATGGACTTACTCGCCCTGTTTCGTTTTGTTGCCGAAGGTAAACGCAAAGATGCATGGGCCATTAGCAGGGCACATCAGAACTTTGTAAGAAAGTTATTTGCATCCGGTAAAACCCAGCACCCAAAATCAAACAACAAACAAGCTAACCTTAAAGGCATGTATAAAAGCAGCCTTGTAAAAGATTTCTTTATCAAGAAAAAGAAACACTTTACGGATTTGGATCAGGATCTGTTTTATTAATGATAATAGGAGCATCCTTGTCCATATGTAAATGTATGTCTCTCTGTGGATAAGGCAATTCAATACCAGCCTCGTTAAACTTGTTATAAATCTCGGATAAAACGCTGCTTTTTAACTTGGTCCACATAGAAATATCGGCCGCCCAAAAATACACTTTAAAGTCTACCGAACTTTCGTTTAGTTTATCAACCAATACTGCAGGGGCAGGAGCAGTCATAATATCTTCACGGTTGCTAAGCAAATCTTGTAATAGGTTTTTCACCTTCTCCAGATCGGTTCCATAGGCCACACCAATAGTAAGATCAACCTGGCGGTTATTGTTACTTAAAGTCCAGTTGGTAACGTGTTGTGATATTAAGTCGCCGTTGGGTACAATCACTTCAGCGCCGTTTCCAATAGCTATCTTACTTGAACGGATACCTATTTCTTTAATCGTTCCGGACTTACCCGACACCTCAATGATATCGCCAACCTCAACCGGTTTTTCAAAGGCCAGTATCAAACCCGAAACCAGGTTATTTACAATGTTTTGCAAACCAAAGCCAATACCAACACCAAATGCAGATAAAATGATAGTGATCTTATCTAAGGGAAAGCCTGATGCCGATACAGCGACAAAGAAGCCAATCGCGAATATGGAAAGGCGTATCAGCAACATGGACGTACGGTTTTTGCGTTGCGGTACAGTGCGGTGCTCATTTACATAATCATAAAAATAACTGATGATACGCGATATCAGGATAGACAACCATATTACGATAATGAAGATCAGGATGCTGCCAAACGTGAATAGCGTACCGCCAACCTTGCGCGATTGCTGCAGGAAGTCGCCCAGTGTATCAAACATGTAATCTTCCACACTTAGGTTTTGTGCAAGCGTGATGACCCATAGCACAACAGCAGCAATGTATAACAAATTCCGGATTTTGCTTTGCAGCAATTTGTAATCCAGATAAGAGCTGATGCCGGTGTCGCCTTTGTTGGCTTCCATTTGCAGAAACAAGCCCTGCATTAATATTTGCACAAACAGGAACAAACTTACCGCCAGCCATAAATTAAATGTGGAGGTAACTGCTATAATTTTAGATAAACTGAATCTGCCAGTTATATTACATATGATGGCGACCACCTGCAAAACCAGGTAAATCTTTAATATTGGCCGGCTATAAGGCGGCGCATCATCTAATTTTTTGTTTTGCTTTATAAACCTGTTTGTAACTACTGCTGCTGCAACCGATAATATCAATAAACTTACACGGTCAGCATTTGAAGCTTTTACAAATAAGTTACTGATACTGTACAGAACCGTTATCCAGAAAAGGATATGCAGATACCTGAAATAGAGCACCGGAAAGTTTTTGCGTACCAGCAGCAGTACTGAGACAATATTTATAAGGAATATAAATTCTAAAAATACCGCAGGTGGATGATCATAAAAGAATGGCTGTATGGTTGAAACGATGATCAGAACAGATAACAGCGGATATAGCGCCACATAAGTAGTTTGACCGATAGTTTCTTTTGGATCTGTTTTAACTCTGAATAATTTGGCCCGGCTTCCGTAGATCCACACCAGCAAAAGGATAAATAAGAATATGCCGATGACATGAAGAAATGAGTTTCTGTTAAGAGAGAACTTTAACAGTTTACTGTTCATGTTCCAGGTATCGGCAACGGCTGATTTAAAGGTCTCGGTACCACCCGAAGTCATTTCCCAGATATAATCATATTCATCCGATAAGGCCCGTTCGCTGAAATTCCTTATTTTGTTGTTCAGCCTGTCTTTTTGATCAAGCACATCAATATAAATATCAGCAAGCCGGTTTTGCATTAAACCTATCTTTAGCAGATAGTTTTTATTAAGCGAATCCAGCATTCGGTGTTTGCTCAATACTGCCTTAATGGGTTCATTTGCTGTGCGTTGTAAAGAGGTATCTGCAGGAATGGTATGGAACGTAGAATCTTTTTTGATCTGATCCAGGTCGCCATGTATCTGAACTAATTTGCTGTTAAAATCTGCCAGTTTATCCTGCCAGTCTTCCAAATCATCTTCTGTACGGGTAAGGATATCCCGTATAGCATATAAGTATCTGAGTGTATTTGATTTATCCTTAGTGATTAAAGAGTCGATCAGCTTTACCCGTTTTCTGTATTTTGGTAAAGCCTGACTTATTTCTGTCGTATCAAAGCCTTTGCTAAGGTCAACGCTGATCTGGTTAAACGAGTTACTGTAATACTCAACTTTTTGCAGCAGCGTATTAAGCGATGTATCCGAGCGTTTAAGGGTACGCATCATGGAATCGCGCCGCAGAATACTTTCTCTCACCGAATCACTGGCGCTATGCTTTCTGCGCTTTGTTTGTGCAAAGCTTATCGATACAGATAATACCGTGATAAGTATCAGAATATATTTAAATAGCTTAAGCATAATTAGAAGTTAGCAACGTTAACACATAAACAGCAAAAGCGTTTTAAAATTATTGGCTTACAAAATATTCCATAGCAAGCCTATACGAATTAAGCCCGAATCCGGCTATCACCCCGACACAATTTGCAGCCAGCATAGAGTGATGCCTGAACGCCTCGCGCTTATGTACATTAGAAATATGCACCTCGATAACCGGCGTGTTAATGGCAGCAATAGCATCGCCAATAGCAATAGAAGTATGCGTATAAGCCCCAGAATTTAAAATGATACCATCATAACTAAACCCAATTTCATGCAGTTTATCAATCAGTTCGCCCTCTTTGTTACTTTGAAAATAATCGATTTGAACATCACTGTACTGCGCTTTTATTTTTTCAAGATAACTTTCAAAACTACTGTCGCCGTAAATAGATTTCTCTCTAACGCCAAGCAGGTTTAAATTTGGGCCGTTTATAATTTGTATCTTCATCAACCAAACTTAAAATAAAATCGGGATAAAAATAACGTGGAGTGGCAACAGGCAATAAAAGGATTTAAAAATTATTTGAAACTCGAGAAATCAATGTCGCCAAACTCTGTTGCAGCCTACAGCAGGGACATTGACAAACTATACCAGTTCGCCCAGTTGAATTCCCTCAATCCTGAGAAAATAACTTTAACCGATTTAAGATCCTTTTTAACCTGGGTAAGTGAACTTGGCATGATCCCGTCATCGCAAGCAAGGATACTATCTGGTATAAAGTCATTTTATAAATACTTATTGTTAGAGGATGAGATTAAAAATGACCCTTCAGAATTATTGGAGTCGCCAAAGATCCGCCGCAAACTGCCAGATACTTTAACCAAGGAAGATATTGATAAGATTATTGCAGCCATTGACCTTTCGAGGCCAGATGGTGCACGAAATAAAGCCATTATAGAAGTATTGTACAGTTGCGGTCTACGCGTGTCAGAACTCACTGAGTTGAAACTGTCGAACCTTTACCTGGATATAGAATTTGTAAAAGTAACCGGTAAAGGGGATAAAGAGCGACTGGTGCCTATTGGCGGACCTGCCATAAAAGCGTTAAAGATTTGGCTGGAAGAAGTAAGGGTGCATGTACCGGCAAAAAAAGGAGAGGAGGATTACGTATTTCTCAATCGCCGTGGCGCGCACCTTACACGTGTATTCATTTTTATGATGATTAAGCAGTTGGCTGAAAGCATTGGCCTAAAGAAAAAGATCAGTCCACATACGTTCAGGCATTCGTTTGCCACACACTTGGTAGAGGGGGGCGCAGACCTGCGCGCAGTACAGGAAATGCTGGGGCACGAAAGCATTACCACTACAGAAATATATACCCACCTTGACAGAGACTACCTGAAAAGCACTATTATTCAGTATCACCCGAGGAGTTAGTTAGTAATTTTAAAGATATAAAATTTGTCATCCTGCCCAAGAACTCCTTTAGAGAACTTGTTTCAGGATCTCTCAGGGTATAATTTTCTTACTTATGGGATGCCGAAACAAGTTCGGCATGACCGTAAAGCTGTGATATTTATAAGCATGCTGAACATCGAAGCTTCTTTTTTGATCACTTAAAGTAGATTCTACACTTCGTTCTCCAAAGGAGTCCTTTGGACAGAATGACAAGACATATTATTTTATTAGGCTATCTGGTTCCCCTTATCATCCTATCCCTGCCGCTCATGTCTTTTCGTAACTCAATATCAGTGAATCCTTTATTAGTAAGCAGATCTATCATTTCCTTACCATAGCTTTCATTAATTTCAAAGAAAAGCTGGCCATTAGGTTTAATATGCTGCAACGCAAAATCGGCAATGACATTATAAAAAATCAGCGGATCTTGCTCTGGTACAAACAATGCAGTATGCGGTTCAAAGCCGGTAACATTATTATGCATCTGTAGCTTGTCTGTCTCGGTAACATAGGGCGGGTTACTCACAACAACATCAAATTTTTCTGCAAAATGTAACTCATTGTGCTTTAAAATATCTGCAAGTAAAAATTCAACCTCTGTATCATTCAATAAGGCATTATCACGCGCAGTTGCTAAAGCCGCTTCCGAAATATCAATTGCGCACAGTTTACTTTGGGGCAAATTGTGCTTTAATGTAACCGGGATACAACCGCTGCCGGTACCAATGTCAATAATGTTAGCTCGTTTGTCGCCGGTTGTTTCGATGATCCATTGCACCAGTTCTTCGGTTTCCGGCCTTGGTATCAATACCGAAGCGTTTACTTTAAAATCTAAGCCATAAAAATTTGTATGACCTAAAATGTATTGTACAGGTTCACCGGTGGCCAGGCGTTCAAGTACTACTTGGAGTTTTTCAATTTCATTTTCCTTAAGTGTCGTCTCTGGAAATGCCTTAATTTTAGCCTTGTTGTAACCTGTTATATCATTTAAT encodes the following:
- a CDS encoding WbqC family protein, coding for MIEKGALLPMFYLPPVECFSKINQYKPDLYVEKYEHFPKQTYRNRAHIYSPDGLLALVVPVVKGSKVHTDVKDVKISYDFNWQRLHWMSLQACYRRSAYFEYYEDDFASFYEDKPAYLFDYNQQLLELITKLLKLKVSFNYTETYEAKYPEAVADFRHSIHPKKESDFEQKPYFQVFEEREGFLKNLSIVDLLFNQGPHAVNYL
- the prmC gene encoding peptide chain release factor N(5)-glutamine methyltransferase, giving the protein MKTVNDAFELFKPVLDKIYSSEETEAITLLVLNDITGYNKAKIKAFPETTLKENEIEKLQVVLERLATGEPVQYILGHTNFYGLDFKVNASVLIPRPETEELVQWIIETTGDKRANIIDIGTGSGCIPVTLKHNLPQSKLCAIDISEAALATARDNALLNDTEVEFLLADILKHNELHFAEKFDVVVSNPPYVTETDKLQMHNNVTGFEPHTALFVPEQDPLIFYNVIADFALQHIKPNGQLFFEINESYGKEMIDLLTNKGFTDIELRKDMSGRDRMIRGTR
- a CDS encoding glycosyltransferase family 2 protein; the encoded protein is MNTQPKVAIVILNWNGLKFLQQFLPGVLQSTYPNLEVVLGDNASTDESVTYVKSVFPSVTIIQNDNNYGFTGGYNRVLEKVDADYFILLNSDIQVKPGWIEPVIALMESDNLIAAAAPKIKAFAQPTHFEHAGAAGGFIDKFGYPFCRGRIFFEVEEDKGQYNQSGEVFWASGAALFIKKKYWELSGGFDEQFFAHMEEIDLCWRLKNMGYKVMYCAESEVYHVGGGTLDKENPFKTYLNFRNNLLLLKKNMPAAKAAAIISLRLWMDLLALFRFVAEGKRKDAWAISRAHQNFVRKLFASGKTQHPKSNNKQANLKGMYKSSLVKDFFIKKKKHFTDLDQDLFY
- the xerD gene encoding site-specific tyrosine recombinase XerD, with protein sequence MEWQQAIKGFKNYLKLEKSMSPNSVAAYSRDIDKLYQFAQLNSLNPEKITLTDLRSFLTWVSELGMIPSSQARILSGIKSFYKYLLLEDEIKNDPSELLESPKIRRKLPDTLTKEDIDKIIAAIDLSRPDGARNKAIIEVLYSCGLRVSELTELKLSNLYLDIEFVKVTGKGDKERLVPIGGPAIKALKIWLEEVRVHVPAKKGEEDYVFLNRRGAHLTRVFIFMMIKQLAESIGLKKKISPHTFRHSFATHLVEGGADLRAVQEMLGHESITTTEIYTHLDRDYLKSTIIQYHPRS
- a CDS encoding lysophospholipid acyltransferase family protein, producing MIKKGLSRLAFLFLYLLSLLPFWFLYLIADFLYLIIYHITGYRKAVVRENLSNSFPEKSAAQRIKIEKQYFHYLADLIVEGVKLITISQQQVQRRMHLVNPELIEQYFADGKSIVGAVGHYGNWELGALSLSLLTSNRRIIIYKPLSNPEAEVFFKKIRGRFGSTLVPMKSTLRKMVEYKNELSFSVFVSDQTPVREEAHYFTQFLNQPTAVFLGIEKIAKLTGSVVIFCDIRRVKRGYYQCTFVPLINEPKQAEGHTITEAHVKYLEHVIKAEPPYWLWSHRRWKFKPEGNI
- the corA gene encoding magnesium/cobalt transporter CorA; the encoded protein is MNKLVKRSRIKHRRAGRVGDTPGMIRIPEDALKPRITVFSYNGNELVTSSGESISVIIEQFEKCCEHTHWIKINGLGDAHLIEQVGEVLKINVLVLEDIANTHQRPKFDDYETYFFATSRIIEFSDEKQLVNTQFSAIVKDDLIISFEETYDDRFEMVTERLKAGKGVIRTAGPAYMCYALMDTIIDEYFVVLADIGEALDDIEDYLYQKADKTVMYNAQHIKRELIMMRRVSWPERDKINDMIRTDSPLINAETKNYLRDAYDHSIQIMDLIDSYKEITSNVIDLYLSMVSNRMNEIMKVLTIISVIFIPLTFIAGIYGMNFSRQDEHGHLIRDNMPELYVHHGYVYTMAAMLIIAAIQVFVFWKKGWFNRL
- the aroQ gene encoding type II 3-dehydroquinate dehydratase, encoding MKIQIINGPNLNLLGVREKSIYGDSSFESYLEKIKAQYSDVQIDYFQSNKEGELIDKLHEIGFSYDGIILNSGAYTHTSIAIGDAIAAINTPVIEVHISNVHKREAFRHHSMLAANCVGVIAGFGLNSYRLAMEYFVSQ
- a CDS encoding mechanosensitive ion channel family protein; translation: MLKLFKYILILITVLSVSISFAQTKRRKHSASDSVRESILRRDSMMRTLKRSDTSLNTLLQKVEYYSNSFNQISVDLSKGFDTTEISQALPKYRKRVKLIDSLITKDKSNTLRYLYAIRDILTRTEDDLEDWQDKLADFNSKLVQIHGDLDQIKKDSTFHTIPADTSLQRTANEPIKAVLSKHRMLDSLNKNYLLKIGLMQNRLADIYIDVLDQKDRLNNKIRNFSERALSDEYDYIWEMTSGGTETFKSAVADTWNMNSKLLKFSLNRNSFLHVIGIFLFILLLVWIYGSRAKLFRVKTDPKETIGQTTYVALYPLLSVLIIVSTIQPFFYDHPPAVFLEFIFLINIVSVLLLVRKNFPVLYFRYLHILFWITVLYSISNLFVKASNADRVSLLILSVAAAVVTNRFIKQNKKLDDAPPYSRPILKIYLVLQVVAIICNITGRFSLSKIIAVTSTFNLWLAVSLFLFVQILMQGLFLQMEANKGDTGISSYLDYKLLQSKIRNLLYIAAVVLWVITLAQNLSVEDYMFDTLGDFLQQSRKVGGTLFTFGSILIFIIVIWLSILISRIISYFYDYVNEHRTVPQRKNRTSMLLIRLSIFAIGFFVAVSASGFPLDKITIILSAFGVGIGFGLQNIVNNLVSGLILAFEKPVEVGDIIEVSGKSGTIKEIGIRSSKIAIGNGAEVIVPNGDLISQHVTNWTLSNNNRQVDLTIGVAYGTDLEKVKNLLQDLLSNREDIMTAPAPAVLVDKLNESSVDFKVYFWAADISMWTKLKSSVLSEIYNKFNEAGIELPYPQRDIHLHMDKDAPIIINKTDPDPNP